In one Neobacillus sp. WH10 genomic region, the following are encoded:
- the gerPC gene encoding spore germination protein GerPC, which yields MYQDYYQYLQWLQMCIQAQEKRIATLEQTIQQLRADVMQIRDKPTVHVDKIEYKFDQLKVETLEGTLSIGLNPNDLSGIDDFAVQNQSLKTPFSPKEQMRVSMKIEEAIHDYLDKELPQIIDDAQRGMAVPSNESYLSFIKEDIIKQLPSRIDYHLKANAAKVRSDDDAPPIEAIVIEALKQEIQSGVMVFLTNLPENVKGMKTE from the coding sequence TTGTATCAGGATTATTACCAATATCTTCAATGGCTGCAGATGTGTATACAGGCACAAGAAAAGAGAATTGCAACTTTAGAACAGACAATTCAACAATTAAGAGCTGATGTAATGCAAATACGGGATAAGCCCACGGTCCATGTTGATAAGATTGAATATAAATTTGATCAATTGAAGGTTGAAACACTTGAAGGAACGTTAAGTATTGGCTTAAATCCTAATGATTTGTCTGGAATTGATGACTTTGCCGTACAAAATCAATCATTAAAGACCCCATTTTCTCCTAAAGAACAAATGCGAGTATCAATGAAAATTGAAGAGGCTATTCATGACTATTTAGATAAGGAATTGCCGCAAATAATTGATGATGCTCAGAGGGGCATGGCAGTACCTTCAAATGAATCCTACTTATCCTTTATCAAAGAGGATATTATTAAACAGCTACCCAGTCGGATTGACTATCATCTTAAAGCTAACGCCGCGAAGGTTCGTTCGGATGATGATGCTCCTCCAATCGAGGCAATCGTCATTGAAGCACTAAAGCAGGAAATTCAAAGTGGCGTAATGGTCTTTTTAACTAACTTACCTGAGAATGTGAAAGGAATGAAGACGGAATGA
- a CDS encoding spore germination protein, producing the protein MPAIVGVAQVITLGSSSIFHIGDVYKIMPFSNAKTFSGAGSFNTGDQVDVLNKISSTNTSDPDVLDQNNFLNM; encoded by the coding sequence ATGCCAGCGATTGTTGGGGTTGCACAGGTCATTACACTTGGAAGCAGCTCTATTTTCCACATTGGCGATGTCTATAAAATCATGCCATTTTCTAATGCCAAAACATTTTCTGGAGCTGGTTCCTTTAACACCGGCGATCAGGTTGATGTACTCAACAAAATAAGTTCAACGAATACCTCTGATCCGGATGTCCTTGATCAAAATAATTTCCTTAATATGTAA
- a CDS encoding YisL family protein: MIHGHVTAWVLALILFFVALSLNKSGKAKGFKIVQMILRVLYLLIIATGIGLLFSVYKIDVWYILKAVAGLWVIGLFEMILGRVANNKSTSVFWIQFIIAFLLVLYLGFEKLPMSIFNV; encoded by the coding sequence ATGATTCATGGACATGTTACAGCATGGGTTTTAGCTCTGATTTTATTTTTCGTTGCACTTTCATTAAATAAAAGTGGGAAAGCCAAAGGATTTAAGATTGTTCAAATGATCTTACGAGTATTATACCTGCTAATTATTGCAACAGGCATAGGACTTCTTTTTTCAGTTTATAAGATCGATGTTTGGTATATTTTAAAAGCGGTTGCAGGTTTATGGGTAATCGGATTGTTTGAAATGATTCTCGGCCGGGTGGCAAATAACAAAAGTACCTCCGTTTTTTGGATTCAATTTATCATTGCATTTTTGCTTGTGTTATATTTAGGCTTTGAAAAATTACCAATGTCAATTTTCAATGTATAA
- the addA gene encoding helicase-exonuclease AddAB subunit AddA, producing MSKFMIPPKPEGVTWTDDQWKAIMAKNKDILVAAAAGSGKTAVLVERIIQKILSLEDPIDVDELLVVTFTNASAAEMRHRIGEALEKAIDQDPGSRHLRKQLSLLNKASISTLHSFCMEVIRKYYYLIDIDPGFRIADETEAQLIRDEVMEELFEEEYGKKDNVAFFNLVDSFTSDRSDAALMDIIRSIYDFSSSNPQPEQYLQSIVSMYDVQEGTNIENLPFTQALLFDIELQLDTAKDMIKRGLELTKLPNGPAPRAENFLDDLQVIDTLLQAQKDSWGTLYQAMQTWSFSRAKQVKGDHFDKELTEKAQKLREKAKKKIQDIKEELFSRKPESFIRDMDEMHPLVKMLVYLVKEFSNRFEKVKKEKGLVDYADLEHNCLGILTKGVSADGEFLPSEAALSYRSHFKEVYCDEYQDTNMVQETILKLVSKDDEANGNLFMVGDVKQSIYRFRLAEPNLFLSKYNRFNIDGIGSGLRIDLARNFRSRNEVLDATNFLFKQIMGVKVGEIEYDDAAELRNGAPYPVEDSYPVELMLIDQNAESVETPVDNEPETEVVEFDTADLEQSQLEARVMASKIKELVTTASPVYNTKTKSQRPLMYRDVVILLRSMTWAPQIIEEFKQQGIPIYANLSTGYFEATEVSIMMSLLRVIDNPFQDIPLASVLRSPIVGLNEEELSKIRIHSKRGSFWEAVSAFCLSKSADNTEPFYEKVRSFFDLLQNWRSLARQGSLSELIWQLYRDTQFYDFVGGLPGGKQRQANLRALYDRARVYEQTSFRGLFRFLRFIERMMERGDDLGAARALGEQEDVVRIMTIHSSKGLEFPVVFMAGMARNFNMMDIRKPYMLDKEYGFAAKYVNAEKRISYPSLPQIAFKRKKKMEMLAEEMRVLYVAMTRAKEKLYVTATIKDAVKTIDQWNSASANMEWLLKDYDRASAMSYIDWIGPALIRHQDCGELRVTGKNNPLIPSEITNHPSSWKITLISAEEIKKQELVVEAEEDYFLDKVQTVEKVPTESSFAEEIKSRLTWEYSFPDATVHRSKQSVSEIKRFSEMKDEQSGTDLVRRYKKSILKRPRFMQERQLSPAERGTAMHMVMQHVDVTNHVSEESILEQLNWMVHNELLTPEQAEVIDSQLIVQFFNSELGQRYFNAKAIYREIPFTLSLPARDVYPNWKDPDESVFVQGIIDCILEDENGLVLIDYKSDGITDRYKGGILQAKPILLERYRLQINLYTKAIEQIWKRDVAERYLFFFDGAHILKVERE from the coding sequence ATGAGTAAATTCATGATCCCTCCAAAACCAGAGGGGGTGACCTGGACAGACGACCAGTGGAAAGCGATTATGGCCAAGAATAAAGATATCCTTGTAGCGGCAGCGGCTGGGTCAGGGAAAACAGCGGTCCTTGTGGAAAGAATCATCCAAAAAATTCTTTCTTTGGAAGATCCGATAGATGTTGATGAATTGTTAGTCGTGACGTTTACAAATGCTTCCGCAGCAGAGATGCGGCATCGAATTGGGGAAGCGTTGGAAAAAGCAATCGATCAGGATCCAGGTTCCAGACATTTACGAAAGCAACTTAGCCTATTAAATAAAGCCTCAATTTCAACGCTGCATTCCTTTTGCATGGAGGTAATCCGTAAATATTATTATTTAATCGATATTGACCCAGGGTTCCGAATTGCCGATGAAACAGAGGCACAGCTAATCAGAGATGAAGTAATGGAAGAGCTGTTTGAAGAAGAATATGGAAAGAAAGATAATGTGGCCTTTTTTAATTTAGTTGATTCATTCACAAGTGATCGAAGTGATGCTGCACTAATGGATATTATTCGTTCCATATACGATTTTTCCAGTTCGAACCCTCAGCCAGAGCAATATTTACAATCTATTGTTTCAATGTATGACGTGCAAGAAGGAACAAATATAGAAAATCTGCCGTTTACCCAGGCACTTCTGTTTGATATCGAATTGCAATTAGATACTGCAAAAGACATGATTAAACGGGGATTGGAGCTAACTAAGCTGCCAAATGGTCCGGCACCTAGAGCAGAAAACTTTTTAGATGATTTACAAGTCATAGATACTCTTTTGCAGGCACAAAAGGATTCCTGGGGAACGCTGTATCAGGCGATGCAAACATGGTCTTTTTCAAGGGCTAAACAGGTAAAGGGTGACCATTTTGATAAGGAACTAACAGAGAAAGCCCAGAAGCTACGGGAAAAAGCAAAGAAAAAAATTCAGGATATAAAGGAAGAACTCTTTTCCCGGAAACCGGAAAGCTTTATACGAGATATGGATGAGATGCATCCATTAGTAAAAATGCTGGTTTATCTAGTAAAAGAATTTTCAAACCGATTCGAAAAAGTTAAAAAAGAAAAGGGTCTTGTTGATTATGCCGATTTAGAGCATAACTGCCTTGGGATTTTGACAAAAGGAGTCTCAGCAGATGGTGAATTTCTCCCATCAGAAGCAGCCCTTTCTTACCGCAGTCATTTTAAAGAAGTATATTGCGATGAGTACCAGGACACTAATATGGTGCAGGAAACCATTTTAAAACTTGTTTCGAAAGACGATGAAGCAAACGGGAATTTATTCATGGTTGGTGACGTCAAGCAGTCGATTTATCGCTTTCGTTTGGCTGAGCCGAATCTCTTTTTAAGTAAATATAATCGTTTTAACATTGATGGCATAGGATCGGGGCTGAGAATAGATTTAGCTCGTAATTTCAGAAGCAGGAATGAGGTACTTGATGCTACCAATTTTTTATTCAAACAAATCATGGGCGTTAAGGTTGGAGAAATAGAATACGACGATGCGGCAGAATTACGGAATGGAGCACCATATCCAGTTGAAGATTCATATCCCGTTGAATTAATGCTTATTGACCAAAACGCTGAAAGTGTGGAAACACCTGTTGATAATGAACCCGAAACAGAAGTGGTTGAATTTGATACAGCAGACCTTGAACAATCCCAGCTTGAAGCAAGGGTAATGGCATCAAAAATTAAAGAATTAGTGACAACAGCTTCACCTGTGTATAATACAAAAACAAAATCTCAAAGACCACTAATGTATCGGGATGTGGTAATTCTCCTCCGTTCAATGACCTGGGCTCCACAAATCATCGAGGAGTTCAAACAGCAAGGAATTCCTATTTATGCGAATTTATCTACCGGTTATTTTGAAGCAACAGAAGTATCCATTATGATGTCGCTGCTTCGGGTAATTGATAATCCATTCCAGGATATTCCGTTAGCATCAGTGTTACGTTCACCCATTGTCGGGTTAAACGAAGAAGAATTATCAAAAATTCGGATTCACAGTAAGCGTGGTTCGTTTTGGGAGGCGGTTTCTGCCTTTTGCCTTAGTAAGTCTGCTGATAATACAGAACCATTTTATGAAAAAGTCCGCAGTTTTTTTGACCTGTTACAAAACTGGCGCTCGTTGGCACGACAAGGATCCCTTTCAGAACTAATCTGGCAGTTATACCGTGATACTCAATTTTATGATTTTGTTGGAGGTCTGCCCGGTGGCAAGCAGCGTCAGGCAAACTTAAGAGCTTTATATGACAGGGCAAGGGTCTATGAACAAACCTCTTTCCGCGGGTTATTTCGCTTTTTACGTTTTATCGAGCGCATGATGGAGAGAGGAGACGATCTTGGGGCAGCAAGAGCACTTGGTGAACAGGAGGATGTTGTCCGTATAATGACGATCCATAGCAGTAAAGGGCTTGAATTTCCTGTTGTATTTATGGCAGGAATGGCAAGGAACTTTAATATGATGGATATCCGAAAGCCATACATGCTTGATAAAGAATATGGATTTGCAGCAAAGTATGTTAATGCAGAGAAGCGTATTTCTTATCCTTCTCTCCCGCAAATTGCGTTTAAGCGAAAAAAGAAAATGGAAATGCTTGCTGAAGAAATGCGCGTGTTATACGTGGCTATGACGAGAGCGAAAGAAAAGCTCTATGTAACAGCAACAATAAAGGATGCAGTGAAAACAATTGACCAATGGAATTCTGCTTCCGCTAATATGGAGTGGCTGTTAAAGGACTATGACCGGGCATCTGCAATGAGTTATATCGACTGGATTGGACCAGCCTTGATCCGTCATCAAGACTGCGGTGAATTAAGGGTTACAGGAAAAAATAATCCGCTTATTCCATCGGAAATTACTAACCATCCTTCATCTTGGAAAATTACATTAATAAGTGCCGAAGAAATCAAAAAACAGGAATTAGTAGTTGAAGCAGAAGAGGATTACTTCCTGGACAAGGTTCAAACAGTAGAAAAGGTCCCAACAGAATCTTCATTTGCAGAGGAAATAAAGTCTCGTCTAACATGGGAATATTCCTTTCCTGATGCCACAGTCCACCGCTCTAAGCAATCAGTATCGGAAATAAAACGCTTTTCGGAAATGAAGGATGAGCAAAGCGGAACAGATCTGGTTCGAAGGTATAAAAAGTCTATTTTAAAACGACCAAGGTTTATGCAGGAGAGACAATTAAGTCCAGCAGAGCGAGGGACAGCCATGCATATGGTAATGCAGCATGTGGATGTGACTAATCATGTTAGCGAAGAATCCATTCTTGAACAATTAAACTGGATGGTTCACAATGAATTGTTAACCCCAGAGCAGGCAGAAGTGATTGACAGTCAATTAATTGTTCAATTCTTCAACTCAGAATTAGGGCAAAGATACTTTAATGCCAAAGCTATTTACCGAGAAATTCCATTTACGCTTTCATTACCTGCAAGAGATGTTTACCCTAACTGGAAAGATCCAGATGAATCTGTATTTGTGCAAGGGATTATTGATTGTATCCTTGAGGATGAAAATGGCTTGGTACTCATTGATTATAAATCAGATGGAATAACTGACAGATATAAAGGCGGTATTCTTCAGGCAAAACCAATCCTCTTAGAAAGATATAGACTTCAGATTAATTTATATACAAAAGCAATTGAACAAATCTGGAAAAGAGATGTAGCAGAAAGATATTTATTTTTCTTTGATGGAGCCCACATTTTAAAAGTGGAAAGAGAATAA
- a CDS encoding spore germination protein, which translates to MPAIIGPVQIINVGGGIVQFGDTVYISPKSATKTFAGSGGFNTGGLIVTNNGLSGTNVLDTNVIDQPIAANN; encoded by the coding sequence ATGCCAGCGATAATTGGTCCAGTACAAATTATTAATGTAGGTGGAGGAATTGTACAATTCGGAGATACCGTTTATATCTCTCCAAAGAGCGCCACGAAAACATTCGCTGGCTCTGGGGGATTTAACACCGGTGGCTTAATTGTAACGAATAATGGGTTAAGTGGCACAAATGTACTCGATACAAATGTAATTGACCAGCCGATTGCAGCGAACAATTAA
- a CDS encoding spore gernimation protein GerPD, which produces MNFEVYNRVLHVENISITAVASSSLFMVGDTETIQLTSAFDTPPESLIIGPLVPLKRDVTPGYADPYL; this is translated from the coding sequence ATGAACTTTGAAGTCTATAACCGCGTTCTGCATGTCGAAAACATAAGTATCACCGCGGTCGCAAGCTCCTCGTTATTTATGGTGGGCGACACGGAAACAATCCAACTAACATCAGCGTTTGACACCCCACCAGAATCTTTAATTATTGGGCCACTTGTTCCGTTAAAACGGGATGTGACCCCTGGCTATGCTGACCCGTACCTCTAA
- a CDS encoding spore germination protein GerPB: MNFYIQQSIHINFIKIGGLTNSSVLQIGSAGIIKPQANLYNTGGFTKPAPAGIKPEGMILAPSVPLQAAVRG, from the coding sequence ATGAATTTTTATATCCAGCAGTCCATTCACATTAATTTTATAAAAATAGGCGGTCTTACCAATTCCTCAGTCCTGCAAATTGGCAGTGCCGGAATCATAAAGCCTCAAGCAAATCTATATAATACGGGCGGCTTCACAAAACCTGCCCCAGCTGGAATAAAACCTGAGGGAATGATACTGGCACCTTCAGTTCCCTTACAGGCTGCAGTCAGAGGTTAA
- a CDS encoding spore germination protein GerPE: MLTRTSNVDHLEVKLVSFSSVIQLGDSSIINGLSRALAVQREAEIFFGDEGNFPSYPIFTRPLPLSPITETMSFLQHNINPIIKVNNINAIAVSSSSILHVGNSRNVSMESRIKHIRQLRLEGHEQDIL; the protein is encoded by the coding sequence ATGCTGACCCGTACCTCTAACGTAGACCATCTCGAAGTAAAGCTAGTATCTTTCAGTTCTGTTATTCAGCTTGGGGATTCTAGTATCATTAATGGACTTTCTAGGGCCCTCGCAGTTCAAAGGGAAGCAGAAATATTCTTCGGAGACGAAGGCAACTTTCCTTCCTATCCAATCTTTACAAGACCTTTACCGCTGTCGCCAATTACTGAAACAATGTCTTTTTTACAGCATAATATTAACCCAATCATAAAAGTGAATAACATTAATGCTATTGCTGTTTCATCTTCGTCTATTTTACATGTTGGAAACTCTCGAAATGTATCGATGGAATCAAGAATTAAGCATATCCGTCAGCTTCGGCTTGAAGGTCATGAACAAGACATATTATAA
- a CDS encoding aldehyde ferredoxin oxidoreductase family protein, which produces MNLGGFKNNEVLVDLTTGTINYRAINESDAKKYIGGRGLGVKYVLDNGPEVEPLSPENILCFMTGPVTGSRSSMSGRLCVVTKSPLTGTVTDSHIGGWTAARLKWAGIDNLIFSGKSDKPVYLYIADGKAELRDASNLWGTSTRAFIKEMKEQYGEEDLSVMTIGQAGENTVRFASFINEHDRAAGRGGTAAVAGYKKLKGIVIKAAQKGNMPVAKLDGEYKEANKKAVKAILEGGLTAPNKGGLSVYGTNVLTNLINEVGALPTKNSQFTHWDEAEKHSGEYVNSHLRVANNTCHACPVGCKIEVEVKDGKYKTRVESIEFESAWSLGSNCLLSDAEAISYLINRCNEYGLDTIELGHAFSVTMEAFEKGIISEELIWGDADSMIELTRKIAYREGFGGVLAEGPARAAAYWGAPELSMSVKGQSIPAYDPRGIQGIGLGYATSNRGACHLRGYTVASEIAGIPEPTDRLKPEGKGELLKVFQDMLAFSDSMNICKFSSFSENAEHYAEQYSAMTGVPMTADDVMRAGERIYNLERYYNNLAGFNRREDDFLPDRFTKEPASGNSTGYVSRMDIMLEEYYQVRGWKDGLVPNEKLRELGIIDAENQLV; this is translated from the coding sequence ATGAATCTTGGCGGTTTTAAAAATAATGAAGTATTAGTTGATTTAACAACCGGAACAATTAATTACAGAGCCATTAATGAAAGCGATGCGAAAAAGTACATTGGCGGCCGCGGCCTAGGGGTTAAGTATGTATTAGATAATGGTCCTGAAGTTGAACCATTATCTCCAGAAAACATTTTATGTTTTATGACCGGTCCTGTCACAGGCTCACGGTCTTCTATGAGTGGACGTCTTTGTGTAGTCACAAAATCTCCACTTACAGGAACTGTTACCGACTCCCATATTGGTGGATGGACTGCTGCTCGTCTAAAATGGGCAGGAATCGATAATCTTATTTTCTCAGGAAAAAGTGACAAGCCTGTTTATCTTTATATTGCAGACGGTAAAGCAGAACTTCGCGATGCTTCAAATTTGTGGGGAACGAGCACTAGAGCATTTATTAAGGAAATGAAAGAGCAATACGGTGAAGAAGATTTAAGCGTCATGACGATTGGTCAAGCTGGAGAAAACACTGTTCGTTTCGCTTCGTTTATTAATGAACATGACCGTGCAGCAGGCCGCGGTGGTACAGCTGCAGTTGCAGGATATAAAAAATTAAAGGGGATTGTCATCAAAGCAGCCCAAAAGGGAAATATGCCTGTAGCCAAATTAGATGGCGAATATAAAGAAGCCAACAAAAAGGCAGTTAAAGCGATTCTCGAAGGCGGCTTAACGGCACCAAATAAAGGCGGATTATCCGTTTATGGTACAAATGTGTTAACAAACCTAATTAACGAGGTTGGAGCACTGCCAACTAAAAACTCACAATTCACTCATTGGGATGAAGCCGAAAAGCACAGCGGTGAATATGTTAATTCGCATTTACGTGTTGCTAACAATACCTGTCATGCATGCCCCGTTGGCTGTAAAATAGAAGTTGAAGTTAAGGATGGAAAATACAAGACACGAGTGGAAAGCATTGAATTTGAATCCGCATGGTCCCTTGGCTCCAATTGTCTATTAAGTGATGCTGAAGCGATTTCTTATTTAATAAACCGTTGCAATGAGTACGGTCTTGATACAATTGAACTAGGGCACGCCTTCTCTGTAACAATGGAAGCTTTTGAAAAAGGCATCATTTCTGAAGAACTGATCTGGGGCGACGCCGATTCCATGATAGAATTGACGAGGAAAATCGCATACCGTGAAGGCTTCGGCGGGGTACTTGCTGAAGGTCCTGCACGTGCGGCTGCCTATTGGGGTGCACCTGAACTTTCAATGTCTGTTAAAGGTCAGTCGATTCCAGCCTATGACCCACGTGGAATTCAAGGTATCGGACTTGGCTATGCAACAAGTAACCGTGGTGCCTGCCACCTGCGCGGCTATACAGTTGCAAGTGAAATTGCCGGTATTCCAGAACCAACAGATCGCCTGAAACCAGAAGGTAAAGGTGAACTATTAAAAGTATTCCAAGATATGCTTGCGTTCTCTGATTCTATGAATATTTGTAAGTTCTCTTCCTTCTCTGAAAATGCCGAGCATTATGCTGAGCAATATAGTGCAATGACGGGCGTCCCAATGACGGCTGATGACGTGATGAGGGCTGGAGAAAGAATTTATAACTTAGAGCGTTATTATAATAACCTAGCTGGATTTAATAGACGCGAAGATGATTTCCTTCCAGATCGCTTTACAAAAGAACCTGCATCTGGAAACAGTACCGGATATGTAAGCCGTATGGATATTATGCTCGAAGAATACTATCAAGTACGCGGCTGGAAAGATGGTCTTGTACCAAATGAAAAGCTGCGTGAATTAGGCATTATCGACGCTGAAAATCAATTAGTATAA
- a CDS encoding ubiquitin-like small modifier protein 1, with the protein MLVKVFANLRQICGGVTVEVQPDGDRVIDVLDKMVEMFPDLRDEIFTLEKELLPFVHVYINGRNIIHLAELQTKVCEEDQFALFPPVAGG; encoded by the coding sequence TTGCTAGTAAAGGTGTTTGCAAATCTTCGGCAAATATGCGGCGGGGTAACAGTTGAGGTTCAGCCTGATGGGGATCGGGTAATAGATGTGCTTGATAAAATGGTGGAAATGTTTCCAGATTTACGAGATGAAATTTTTACCCTAGAAAAAGAGCTGCTACCGTTTGTTCATGTATATATAAACGGAAGGAATATCATCCATCTCGCGGAACTTCAAACGAAGGTCTGTGAAGAAGATCAATTTGCTCTATTTCCCCCTGTTGCAGGCGGCTAA
- a CDS encoding fumarylacetoacetate hydrolase family protein, with translation MKFVTVKHKNEHLVGLLDSEETKVLLLNAATEVRTGQKKFPASLLECIALEESFLEQVNDLLDWVKGSDNTDAFYIPLEEVTILAPIPKPTKNIFCVGKNYADHAIEMGSAADIPDHVMVFTKSPTTVIGPDEKVINHQKITNQLDYEGELAVIIGKKGRAIKKEEALDYVFGYTIINDVTARDLQSRHKQFFIGKSLDTTCPMGPWIVHKSMIENPNQLNIETKVNGEVRQSSNTKNFIFPVEEVISVLSAGMTLEPGDIIATGTPAGVGKGFNPPKFLRPGDILEINIEKIGTLKNTIEEGSL, from the coding sequence ATGAAATTTGTAACAGTCAAACATAAAAATGAACATTTAGTCGGTTTACTAGATTCAGAAGAAACAAAAGTACTTTTACTAAATGCTGCAACAGAGGTAAGGACAGGGCAAAAAAAATTCCCTGCTTCTCTCTTGGAATGTATCGCCTTAGAAGAAAGCTTTCTCGAACAAGTAAATGATTTGCTTGATTGGGTAAAAGGTTCCGATAACACAGATGCTTTTTACATTCCACTTGAAGAGGTCACAATACTTGCTCCTATTCCAAAACCAACTAAGAATATCTTTTGTGTTGGAAAAAATTATGCTGACCATGCAATTGAAATGGGAAGTGCGGCAGATATTCCTGACCATGTGATGGTGTTTACCAAATCCCCAACAACAGTTATTGGACCAGATGAAAAAGTAATAAACCATCAAAAAATAACGAATCAACTTGATTATGAAGGAGAATTAGCCGTCATTATAGGGAAAAAAGGGCGGGCCATTAAAAAAGAAGAAGCACTTGACTATGTTTTTGGATATACGATTATTAATGATGTAACGGCAAGGGATCTACAATCAAGGCACAAGCAATTTTTTATCGGCAAAAGCTTAGATACTACCTGTCCAATGGGTCCTTGGATTGTTCATAAAAGCATGATTGAAAACCCTAATCAATTAAATATTGAGACTAAAGTAAATGGTGAGGTAAGGCAAAGTTCAAATACTAAAAATTTTATTTTTCCAGTAGAAGAAGTAATCTCTGTTTTGTCAGCTGGTATGACACTCGAACCAGGAGATATCATTGCCACCGGTACTCCAGCAGGTGTTGGCAAAGGCTTTAATCCGCCAAAATTTTTACGTCCTGGGGACATACTTGAAATCAATATTGAAAAGATTGGAACACTTAAGAATACCATTGAGGAAGGTTCGTTGTAA